From a single Halogeometricum sp. S3BR5-2 genomic region:
- a CDS encoding thiolase C-terminal domain-containing protein codes for MTRNVGIVGGGHTRWGDRDATYKDLIQEAGKATFEDVPDVGPEDVEGLFVGSVQPERFAFQTHVAPMVAELIGVDVDTMIARTELACASGQAALRYAWLAIAAGQLDVALVLGAEKMNLPEAHGGEAQASMTNVMDREFDGVNGLNAPPYFAMVAQRHMHEYGTTREQLATVSAKNKSHAAHNEFAQFQREVTVDDVLDSYPLSPPLCLFDCSGITDGAAGLLLMSEEKAREVTDEATYITGSGQACFASNSVNNLPSMSGWPQATTAAENAYEQAGIDDPVKDLDVAEIHDCFSISEIVEYEDLGWVEKGEGGQFVEDGRSELDGDIGVNPRGGLLGCGHPLGATGVSQALELHRQFRGEVPDERSVPDPETGLIHNLSGSASVHSVMVLERGRP; via the coding sequence ATGACTCGAAACGTCGGAATCGTCGGCGGCGGTCACACTCGTTGGGGTGACCGCGACGCCACGTACAAGGACTTGATACAGGAGGCGGGTAAGGCGACGTTCGAGGACGTACCCGACGTAGGCCCCGAGGACGTCGAAGGACTGTTCGTCGGATCCGTCCAGCCGGAGCGGTTCGCCTTCCAAACGCACGTCGCGCCGATGGTCGCCGAGCTGATCGGCGTCGACGTGGACACGATGATCGCGAGAACAGAACTGGCTTGTGCGAGCGGACAGGCCGCGCTTCGGTACGCGTGGCTTGCCATCGCCGCCGGGCAACTCGACGTTGCGCTCGTTCTCGGCGCCGAGAAGATGAATCTCCCGGAGGCACACGGGGGGGAGGCGCAGGCGAGCATGACGAACGTGATGGACCGCGAGTTCGACGGGGTCAACGGGCTGAACGCGCCGCCGTACTTCGCGATGGTCGCACAGCGCCACATGCACGAGTACGGGACCACCCGCGAGCAACTGGCGACGGTGAGCGCGAAGAACAAGAGCCACGCCGCGCACAACGAGTTCGCGCAGTTTCAGCGCGAAGTCACTGTCGACGACGTGCTCGATTCCTACCCGCTGTCGCCGCCGCTGTGTCTGTTCGACTGCAGCGGTATCACCGACGGCGCGGCCGGCCTCCTCCTGATGAGCGAAGAGAAAGCGCGAGAAGTGACCGACGAGGCGACGTACATCACCGGAAGCGGACAGGCCTGTTTCGCGAGCAACTCCGTCAACAACCTCCCGTCGATGTCCGGTTGGCCGCAAGCGACGACGGCCGCCGAGAACGCCTACGAGCAGGCGGGTATCGACGACCCGGTGAAGGACCTCGACGTCGCGGAGATTCACGACTGCTTCTCGATCAGCGAAATCGTCGAGTACGAGGACCTCGGCTGGGTCGAGAAGGGCGAGGGCGGACAGTTCGTCGAGGACGGACGGAGCGAACTCGACGGCGATATCGGCGTCAACCCGCGCGGCGGCCTCCTCGGATGCGGCCACCCGCTGGGAGCGACGGGCGTCTCGCAGGCGCTCGAACTCCACCGGCAGTTCCGTGGCGAGGTGCCCGACGAACGGAGCGTCCCCGACCCGGAGACCGGATTGATACACAACCTGAGCGGCAGCGCGTCCGTTCACAGCGTCATGGTGTTGGAGCGTGGTCGGCCATGA
- a CDS encoding Zn-ribbon domain-containing OB-fold protein, with product MSEDRRTVEIPDTIELPRLLDFYELQTAEHTGIAEFYENLRAGDLTTTRCTDCEEIHFPPRIVCPECHSDALEYVGLPETGELFAFSTVRAGAPLGMEDEVPFVTGIVDLGEVRLSARIDGADYDELSIGDPVELSIVDIDGPADHERAFFRFEPTGDGGE from the coding sequence ATGAGCGAGGACCGCCGGACCGTCGAGATACCGGATACCATCGAGCTGCCCAGACTGCTCGACTTCTACGAACTCCAGACGGCCGAACACACGGGCATCGCGGAGTTCTACGAGAACCTCCGAGCGGGGGACCTCACGACGACGCGGTGTACGGACTGTGAGGAGATACACTTCCCGCCACGAATCGTTTGTCCGGAGTGTCACAGCGATGCGCTGGAGTACGTTGGTCTTCCAGAGACCGGCGAACTGTTCGCGTTCTCGACCGTCCGAGCGGGTGCACCGCTCGGCATGGAGGACGAGGTTCCGTTCGTGACGGGCATCGTCGACCTCGGCGAGGTCAGACTCAGCGCTCGAATCGACGGCGCCGACTACGACGAGTTGTCCATCGGCGACCCCGTCGAACTGTCCATCGTCGACATCGACGGGCCCGCCGACCACGAACGCGCGTTTTTCCGATTCGAGCCGACCGGCGATGGAGGCGAGTGA
- a CDS encoding long-chain fatty acid--CoA ligase codes for MFDYELTITTFLERATERFGHKEIVTKTGKDTLHRYTYADAYERIAQLAHALDDCGLDAGDRIATMAANHYRHYELYFGPACSERSVHTVNHRLPDEHLVHMINEAEDRLVFVDPAFLETVEGVADELETVERYVVLDDDVPETTLDPVVDYESFIADYPTEYDWPDIDEETEFGLCYTSGTTGMPKGVPYYHRKMFLHTLMHSHTDVFGISENDTVMPVVPMFHVNGWGLPYTATFCGSKLVLPGGHTSVDHIADLIDGESVSVAAAVPTVWIDMEKRLGDDEEGVLDSLKKTLIGGSSPPESLIRKYDNVYEAPIYQGYGMTEASPHLANTLMTTEAQSLPEDERYQLRMKPGIPAPGVRLELRDDDGEPVEQDGESKGEIHARAPWLIDEYYERPEATEAAFSEDGWFKTGDIGTIDEYGYLSVVDRVDDVIKSGGEWISSIELENELMGHDAVEEAVVISADHAKWQERPVAYVVIDGDATEDDLRDHLLQRFPKWWLPDQFIFVEDVPRTTTGKFDKVRLRESFAEEFGTLPTEE; via the coding sequence ATGTTCGACTACGAACTCACCATCACGACGTTCCTCGAACGAGCGACCGAGCGCTTCGGTCACAAAGAGATCGTAACGAAGACTGGGAAGGACACTCTCCACCGTTACACGTACGCGGACGCCTACGAACGAATCGCACAGTTGGCGCACGCGCTCGACGACTGCGGGTTGGACGCGGGGGACCGAATCGCGACGATGGCGGCGAATCACTACCGGCATTACGAACTGTACTTCGGGCCGGCGTGCAGCGAACGGAGCGTGCACACGGTGAATCACCGCCTCCCCGACGAACACCTCGTGCACATGATAAACGAGGCCGAGGACCGACTCGTGTTCGTCGACCCCGCCTTCCTCGAAACGGTGGAGGGCGTCGCGGACGAACTGGAGACGGTCGAGCGATACGTCGTTCTCGACGACGACGTGCCCGAGACGACGCTGGACCCCGTCGTCGATTACGAGTCGTTCATCGCCGACTACCCGACCGAGTACGACTGGCCGGACATCGACGAGGAGACGGAGTTCGGTCTCTGTTACACCTCGGGGACGACCGGGATGCCGAAGGGGGTTCCGTACTACCATCGCAAGATGTTCCTCCACACGTTGATGCACAGCCACACGGACGTGTTCGGGATAAGCGAGAACGATACCGTGATGCCCGTCGTCCCGATGTTCCACGTCAACGGGTGGGGGCTTCCGTACACGGCGACGTTCTGCGGGTCCAAGCTCGTCCTGCCGGGCGGGCACACGTCCGTCGACCACATCGCCGATCTCATCGACGGCGAGTCGGTGAGCGTCGCGGCCGCGGTTCCGACCGTCTGGATAGACATGGAGAAGCGCCTCGGCGATGACGAAGAGGGGGTGCTCGACAGCCTCAAGAAGACCCTCATCGGCGGGAGTTCGCCGCCCGAGTCGCTCATACGGAAGTACGACAACGTGTACGAAGCGCCGATTTACCAGGGGTACGGGATGACCGAGGCCTCTCCCCATCTCGCGAACACGCTCATGACGACGGAAGCACAGAGCCTCCCGGAGGACGAGCGCTATCAACTGCGCATGAAACCCGGTATCCCCGCACCCGGCGTGAGACTCGAACTCCGCGACGACGACGGCGAACCGGTCGAACAGGACGGCGAGTCGAAAGGGGAGATACACGCCCGAGCGCCGTGGCTCATCGACGAGTACTACGAGCGCCCGGAAGCGACCGAGGCGGCGTTCTCCGAGGACGGCTGGTTCAAGACCGGCGACATCGGCACCATCGACGAATACGGCTATCTCAGCGTCGTCGACCGGGTGGACGACGTCATCAAATCCGGCGGCGAGTGGATCTCCTCTATCGAACTGGAGAACGAACTCATGGGTCACGACGCCGTCGAAGAGGCGGTCGTCATCAGTGCCGACCACGCGAAGTGGCAGGAACGGCCCGTCGCCTACGTCGTTATCGACGGCGACGCGACCGAGGACGACCTGCGCGACCACCTGCTACAGCGGTTCCCGAAGTGGTGGCTGCCAGATCAGTTCATCTTCGTCGAGGACGTGCCGCGGACGACCACCGGCAAATTCGACAAGGTTCGTCTCCGCGAGTCGTTCGCCGAAGAGTTCGGAACCCTTCCGACCGAGGAGTGA
- a CDS encoding DUF3237 domain-containing protein, with protein sequence MVDETETDSADARGPTLEHVFDIDVEVDEPIEIGDTGDGQRRIIPITGGTVSGRIQGHVISAGADYQLFRTDRPTELVAKYAFETNDGSRVYVENRGIRSASSEVKERLRDGDSVSPDEVYFQSTPRFETSDADLEWLTRNVFVASGTRQPRGVKLAVYRVK encoded by the coding sequence ATGGTAGACGAAACGGAGACAGATAGCGCGGACGCTCGCGGACCGACCCTCGAACACGTCTTCGATATCGACGTCGAGGTCGACGAACCAATCGAGATTGGCGACACCGGAGACGGGCAACGCCGTATCATCCCCATCACGGGCGGAACGGTGTCGGGTCGCATTCAGGGCCACGTCATCTCCGCCGGGGCGGACTACCAACTGTTCCGTACCGACCGGCCGACGGAACTGGTCGCGAAGTACGCCTTCGAGACCAACGACGGTTCCCGCGTGTACGTCGAAAACCGTGGGATTCGCTCTGCATCATCGGAGGTGAAAGAGCGACTCCGGGACGGGGACTCCGTCTCCCCGGACGAGGTCTACTTCCAGTCGACGCCGCGGTTCGAGACGTCCGACGCGGACCTCGAGTGGCTCACGCGGAACGTCTTCGTCGCCTCGGGAACCCGCCAACCGAGAGGCGTAAAACTCGCAGTCTACCGCGTGAAGTGA
- a CDS encoding YjiH family protein, with translation MFGSESWESEEHISSASASTEQRSIDDVDFVETGWRSKLKFAVAFLTSVFVFLFPIEWEGRTTIPLDVMIGLVQSASMTAVELSSFLLILAGAALTTLAKSHYGGVYTVSERTASRLQLSYWQTSSLFWVFRVAGVFLAAGILLGMGPGWLFSDSVVGTAWNALVLTIALVIPIGAVFVNLLAELGGLQFVGTLAQPIMRPLFNLPGRSALDSAASWLGSFSIGYYLTRNVFDRGGYNKREVFVICTCFATANLGTVGAVAAVLGVLDIFPVVVLLYLLASLVVAGVLVRVPPLSRVPDDYIAEPDPEPRFTGTVSDYLRFAFNEGVRTAKNGQSITRASIVGFVDGAKLAASFVGTVLAIAMAVLLIEQNTGFFTFFATPFVPILDLLAIPNPQIATTAIIIGGAEYFVAATLVVETDIVTKVFVLVVTSSQAIFFSATAPMMVDMFDDIPIRFRDLFLLLVLRTVLLVPVAAALTHAAAAIGLL, from the coding sequence ATGTTCGGCAGCGAGAGCTGGGAGAGCGAGGAGCACATCTCCAGCGCATCGGCTTCGACGGAGCAGAGATCGATAGACGACGTTGATTTCGTCGAGACGGGATGGCGCTCGAAGTTGAAGTTCGCTGTCGCATTCCTGACGAGTGTGTTCGTGTTCCTCTTTCCGATCGAATGGGAGGGGCGCACCACGATTCCGCTCGACGTGATGATCGGTCTCGTTCAGAGCGCGTCGATGACCGCAGTCGAGCTGTCTTCGTTCTTGCTGATCCTGGCGGGCGCCGCGTTGACGACTCTCGCGAAGTCGCACTACGGCGGCGTGTACACCGTGAGCGAACGGACGGCGTCGCGGCTTCAACTGAGTTACTGGCAGACGTCGTCGCTCTTCTGGGTGTTTCGAGTCGCGGGGGTCTTTCTCGCGGCCGGGATACTGCTGGGGATGGGTCCGGGGTGGTTGTTCTCCGATTCCGTCGTCGGGACCGCATGGAACGCGCTCGTACTCACTATCGCACTCGTCATTCCGATCGGCGCGGTATTCGTGAATCTGCTCGCGGAACTCGGCGGACTCCAGTTCGTCGGAACGCTCGCACAGCCGATCATGCGCCCGCTGTTCAACCTTCCGGGGCGGTCGGCGCTCGACAGTGCGGCGTCGTGGCTCGGGTCGTTCAGCATCGGCTACTACCTCACCCGAAACGTCTTCGACCGCGGTGGCTACAACAAGCGCGAGGTGTTCGTCATCTGCACCTGCTTTGCGACCGCGAACTTGGGAACCGTGGGAGCCGTTGCAGCAGTTCTCGGCGTTTTGGATATCTTCCCGGTCGTCGTGTTGCTCTACCTCCTCGCGAGTCTCGTCGTCGCGGGCGTTCTCGTGCGCGTGCCGCCCCTCTCGAGGGTCCCCGACGACTACATCGCGGAACCGGACCCGGAACCGAGGTTTACCGGTACGGTCAGTGACTACCTCCGATTCGCGTTCAACGAGGGCGTGCGGACGGCGAAGAACGGTCAATCGATTACGCGCGCATCGATAGTCGGTTTCGTCGACGGCGCGAAGTTGGCCGCCTCCTTCGTCGGAACGGTGCTGGCGATCGCGATGGCCGTGCTCCTCATCGAGCAGAACACCGGTTTCTTCACGTTCTTCGCGACGCCGTTCGTTCCGATTCTGGACCTTCTCGCGATCCCCAATCCACAAATCGCGACGACGGCGATCATCATCGGCGGGGCCGAGTACTTCGTCGCCGCGACGCTCGTCGTCGAGACCGACATCGTCACCAAAGTGTTCGTTCTCGTCGTGACGAGCTCTCAGGCGATTTTCTTCTCGGCGACCGCACCCATGATGGTCGACATGTTCGACGACATCCCCATCCGGTTCCGCGACCTGTTTCTCTTACTCGTGCTTCGAACCGTGCTCCTCGTTCCCGTCGCCGCCGCTCTGACTCACGCCGCCGCGGCTATCGGGCTGCTGTAA
- a CDS encoding ABC transporter substrate-binding protein has product MSDNDESGESPVSRRAVLAATGLTGVSALAGCSSDTPTQGTNTGVGGMLNNETSTGNATRDSEGAGNGLMDQSLTIPGRYVPTELRWNPYAPSNYAEQGGYMVFDPFLRNNRSTGELIPYLFQEWSIDGTTLTVNLREGDTWHDGEPVTAEDIVTKFTIDSIFGYPVADYLNGVTAVDDTTVEYEMADSYQERVIMTTLSQSWLNTPTSEYGQFVERYSDDISEEELTTLQGDIQDHQIEEPVGSGPFQFESANQQVLTLSKYEDHPSADQINFPYYEVQFMAENQQQWAAMKNLTSLDATTTTIFPSRIRETLPDAVRQFLIPAYNGYSMAFNHNDEDFGRRNVRRAVANVIDQGAIGELSDITKTAVEVPAGVGSFHNDTWSQYLGDEADSFSSYTNTDRAAELLRQEGYSKEGGTWMKPNGDPFEFEIPVPGGWSDHVTLTNVVAQQLSDFGIEATNTNVENTTFFGQYWGPTNFKMCPWFWNNSGQTAPFFIQSWLLNSDTVTNLGFPEEPSVPPLGDRSGETSPFDTTGKLQELATVTEQSRREQLIKELGWAVNQSLPIYPIVEDQSQAFWDTSEWDVPDKESDVLYVQSHYYWLPRVGAVSARQQS; this is encoded by the coding sequence ATGAGCGACAACGACGAGAGCGGAGAGTCTCCCGTAAGTCGAAGAGCAGTCCTCGCCGCAACTGGACTGACTGGTGTGAGCGCGCTGGCCGGTTGCTCCAGTGACACCCCCACTCAGGGGACCAACACTGGAGTCGGTGGTATGCTCAACAACGAAACTAGTACCGGCAACGCTACTCGTGACAGTGAGGGAGCGGGGAACGGCCTAATGGATCAGTCACTCACGATTCCGGGCCGATACGTCCCCACGGAACTCCGATGGAATCCCTACGCGCCGAGTAACTACGCCGAACAGGGAGGATACATGGTGTTCGACCCGTTCCTCCGGAACAATCGAAGCACGGGGGAGCTCATCCCGTACCTATTCCAAGAGTGGAGTATCGATGGAACTACCTTGACCGTCAACCTCCGTGAGGGAGACACGTGGCACGACGGTGAACCCGTAACCGCCGAAGACATTGTCACCAAGTTCACGATCGACAGCATCTTCGGTTATCCAGTCGCGGACTACCTCAACGGCGTAACAGCGGTTGATGATACCACCGTCGAGTACGAGATGGCCGATAGCTACCAAGAGCGGGTCATCATGACGACCCTCTCTCAGAGTTGGCTCAACACACCGACGAGCGAGTACGGACAGTTCGTCGAACGGTACAGTGATGATATCTCTGAAGAAGAGTTGACCACGCTGCAGGGCGACATCCAAGACCATCAGATCGAGGAGCCGGTCGGTTCTGGTCCGTTCCAGTTCGAGTCGGCGAATCAGCAGGTGCTCACTCTCTCGAAGTACGAAGATCACCCCTCGGCGGACCAGATCAACTTCCCCTACTACGAGGTGCAGTTCATGGCAGAGAATCAACAGCAGTGGGCGGCGATGAAGAACCTCACTAGTCTCGACGCGACCACAACTACGATCTTCCCGAGTCGGATCCGCGAGACACTTCCTGATGCGGTCCGCCAGTTCCTCATCCCGGCATACAACGGCTATTCGATGGCGTTCAACCACAACGACGAGGACTTCGGTCGGCGGAACGTCCGTCGGGCGGTCGCAAATGTCATCGACCAAGGGGCGATTGGGGAACTCTCCGATATCACGAAGACGGCTGTTGAAGTCCCAGCCGGCGTCGGAAGTTTTCACAACGATACGTGGAGTCAGTATCTCGGTGACGAGGCAGACTCGTTCTCCTCGTATACGAACACGGACCGGGCAGCCGAACTACTTCGACAGGAGGGGTACAGTAAGGAAGGGGGAACGTGGATGAAGCCGAACGGGGACCCGTTCGAGTTTGAGATTCCGGTCCCCGGTGGGTGGAGCGACCATGTAACGCTCACCAACGTTGTCGCACAGCAATTGTCCGACTTCGGGATCGAGGCGACCAACACCAACGTTGAGAACACGACGTTCTTCGGACAGTACTGGGGACCGACGAACTTCAAGATGTGTCCGTGGTTCTGGAACAACTCCGGGCAGACCGCTCCCTTCTTCATCCAGTCGTGGTTACTCAACAGCGATACCGTGACGAATTTGGGCTTCCCCGAAGAGCCATCAGTTCCACCGCTCGGCGACCGCAGCGGGGAGACATCTCCGTTTGACACCACCGGGAAGCTCCAGGAACTCGCCACGGTGACCGAACAGAGTCGACGAGAACAGCTGATCAAAGAGCTAGGGTGGGCAGTAAATCAATCGCTACCGATCTATCCCATCGTCGAGGACCAGTCGCAAGCGTTCTGGGACACTAGTGAGTGGGACGTTCCGGACAAGGAATCCGACGTGCTCTACGTACAGTCGCATTACTACTGGTTGCCCCGTGTCGGCGCTGTTAGCGCCCGTCAACAGTCCTAA
- a CDS encoding ABC transporter permease: MVSRIIRRLAQAILTVYVVVTLTFGMIRLMPGGPMDYLRGQLIQSTGGQVSTQQINQLVEAYTNVNPDQPLWSQYIDYVIEIASGDFGRSVVYNDPVSQILAQALPWTLLLMVTSLFLMFVVGVGLGAVMAYHEGERVDLGGTLAGILLNSIPYYVAGILLVYVLGYQLEWFPTGGRMTQSTVVGFNYPFIAGVFHHAALPIVSLVITGFGGWALSMRGNSIRILGEDYLRVAELRGLPSRRISLWYVGRNAILPMYTGLLINIGFIFGGSVILEQIFRYPGVGYYLYTSIGARDYPLMMGGFLVITITVAIGVFIADVTYGYIDPRAGGEGNESY; the protein is encoded by the coding sequence ATGGTAAGCCGTATCATTAGGAGGCTGGCGCAAGCCATACTCACAGTATACGTCGTGGTTACTCTCACGTTCGGGATGATCCGGCTGATGCCCGGCGGCCCGATGGACTACTTGCGAGGACAACTCATCCAGTCGACTGGCGGTCAAGTGAGTACCCAACAGATCAACCAACTCGTGGAGGCGTACACTAACGTCAATCCCGACCAACCGCTCTGGTCACAGTACATCGACTACGTAATCGAAATCGCGAGCGGGGACTTTGGCCGGTCGGTCGTGTACAACGACCCGGTTTCGCAGATTCTCGCCCAAGCGTTGCCGTGGACGCTCCTACTGATGGTGACGTCGCTATTCCTGATGTTCGTCGTCGGCGTCGGATTGGGTGCCGTGATGGCGTACCACGAGGGGGAGCGGGTCGACCTCGGTGGGACTCTCGCGGGTATCCTGCTCAACTCGATCCCCTACTACGTGGCCGGGATCCTTCTCGTGTACGTACTCGGCTACCAGCTGGAGTGGTTCCCGACCGGCGGACGGATGACTCAGTCGACGGTAGTCGGGTTCAACTACCCCTTCATCGCCGGCGTGTTCCACCATGCGGCGCTACCGATCGTTTCGCTAGTTATCACCGGCTTCGGCGGGTGGGCGCTCAGTATGCGTGGCAACAGTATCCGTATCCTCGGAGAGGACTATCTCCGTGTTGCCGAGTTGCGGGGACTGCCCTCACGGCGGATCTCCCTGTGGTACGTCGGTCGGAACGCGATTCTCCCGATGTACACGGGACTACTGATCAATATCGGATTCATCTTCGGTGGATCAGTTATTCTCGAACAGATCTTCCGATACCCCGGCGTCGGGTACTACCTCTACACTTCAATCGGGGCACGCGACTATCCGCTGATGATGGGCGGATTCCTCGTCATCACCATCACCGTCGCGATCGGTGTGTTCATCGCCGACGTGACGTACGGCTACATCGACCCGCGAGCCGGAGGGGAAGGCAATGAGTCATACTGA
- a CDS encoding ABC transporter permease produces MSHTETTDDDNQPEEGENSLFQVESEIERTRSERYRQWFETWVLASCRIAWGDWRIRVGSAILIAYILMGTVGVLLTDPPTIGEGTRFIGPFESWQFPLGTDNVGRGIMAQIVHATPWMLQMVLAGAVFSTILAVAVGTVSGYKRGTVDSVLMTITDIAMTIPGLPLVIVLSVLLQPRNPLVIGIVLAINAWAGLARSIRSQVLTLREESYIEASRTIGVPTFIIIREDILPNLMPYVVVNFIQAGRNVIFASVALYFLGLLPTSGPNWGVMMNRAYTTAGALYTAETAYWLIFPMVTVILLVLGLILFAQGTDRLFNPRVRARHAGEGKGMKATTGDDEDTTQGMF; encoded by the coding sequence ATGAGTCATACTGAAACGACCGACGACGACAATCAGCCGGAAGAGGGTGAAAATTCGCTGTTTCAGGTCGAATCGGAGATCGAGCGGACACGGTCGGAACGGTACCGTCAGTGGTTCGAGACGTGGGTACTCGCGTCATGCCGGATTGCGTGGGGGGACTGGCGTATCCGAGTCGGATCTGCCATCCTGATCGCGTATATCCTGATGGGGACAGTCGGGGTACTGCTCACTGATCCGCCAACGATCGGCGAGGGGACACGTTTCATCGGGCCGTTCGAGAGCTGGCAGTTCCCGCTCGGGACCGACAACGTTGGACGGGGGATCATGGCCCAGATCGTCCACGCGACGCCGTGGATGCTCCAGATGGTGCTCGCGGGCGCAGTGTTCTCGACAATACTCGCAGTGGCCGTTGGTACTGTTTCGGGATACAAGCGCGGTACCGTCGACAGCGTGCTGATGACGATCACGGACATCGCGATGACGATTCCGGGCCTGCCACTCGTCATCGTTCTCTCGGTACTGCTCCAACCGCGGAATCCGCTCGTGATCGGGATCGTTCTCGCGATCAACGCTTGGGCTGGGCTGGCACGTTCGATCCGGTCGCAGGTACTCACCCTTCGAGAGGAGTCGTACATCGAAGCCTCACGGACCATCGGCGTTCCGACGTTCATCATCATCAGAGAAGACATCCTTCCAAATCTGATGCCCTACGTCGTGGTCAACTTCATTCAGGCGGGACGGAACGTGATCTTTGCATCGGTCGCGCTCTACTTCCTCGGCCTGCTCCCCACGTCGGGTCCGAACTGGGGTGTCATGATGAACCGAGCGTACACGACTGCAGGTGCGCTCTACACCGCGGAGACGGCGTACTGGTTGATCTTCCCGATGGTCACGGTTATCCTGCTCGTGCTCGGACTAATCTTGTTCGCACAGGGTACCGACCGACTGTTCAATCCCCGCGTCCGCGCCCGTCACGCGGGCGAGGGCAAGGGGATGAAAGCGACGACGGGCGACGACGAAGATACCACACAGGGGATGTTCTAG
- a CDS encoding ABC transporter ATP-binding protein, whose protein sequence is MRTHHSQQTTASEEDTIVTARDLSVSYDLDRGESRVLDGVDVDIRRGEILGVVGESGSGKSMFASALLDAVPEPGFTMGDIQYYPERSETIDVLDQTEEELRQMRWEDIAMVFQGAMDSWNPTISIGDHFEETLKAHRVPKGEGMERARQLISDVYLDPDRVLSSYPHELSGGMKQRALIALSLILEPEVLVMDEPTAALDLLMQRSIIALLSDLQKEYNLTMVFITHDLELASGLADRIAVMYAFGFCEIGPANKVINSGGHPYTRALINSTPNLNTPVEEMEPIEGESPDPVNVPDGCSYHPRCPLSDEHCIESDPAMRPTPSDEPDAPHEATCHYTDKVPEEIPLHIEGVHYDERE, encoded by the coding sequence ATGAGAACACACCACTCACAGCAGACGACAGCATCGGAAGAGGATACGATCGTCACGGCACGCGACCTCTCGGTGTCGTACGACCTCGACCGGGGAGAGTCGCGCGTACTCGACGGCGTCGACGTCGACATCAGGCGCGGCGAGATCCTCGGTGTCGTCGGCGAGTCGGGGTCGGGCAAGTCGATGTTCGCCTCCGCGTTGCTCGATGCGGTCCCGGAACCGGGGTTCACGATGGGTGACATCCAGTACTATCCCGAGCGCAGTGAGACCATCGACGTACTCGACCAGACCGAGGAGGAACTCCGCCAGATGCGTTGGGAAGACATCGCGATGGTGTTCCAGGGCGCGATGGACTCGTGGAACCCGACGATCAGTATCGGGGACCACTTCGAAGAGACGCTGAAGGCACATCGCGTGCCGAAGGGAGAGGGGATGGAACGCGCGCGCCAACTCATCTCCGATGTCTATCTTGACCCCGATCGCGTGCTCAGTTCGTATCCACACGAGCTATCGGGCGGGATGAAACAGCGCGCGTTGATAGCACTCTCCCTGATCCTCGAACCGGAGGTGTTGGTGATGGACGAGCCGACGGCCGCACTCGACCTGCTGATGCAGCGGTCGATTATCGCGCTGCTATCCGATCTGCAGAAGGAGTACAATCTGACGATGGTATTCATCACACACGACCTCGAACTCGCGTCCGGACTCGCCGACCGTATCGCGGTGATGTATGCGTTCGGATTTTGTGAGATCGGACCCGCGAACAAGGTGATCAACAGTGGTGGTCACCCGTACACACGCGCGCTGATCAACTCGACGCCCAATCTCAACACACCGGTCGAGGAGATGGAACCGATCGAGGGTGAGAGCCCGGATCCGGTGAACGTCCCCGACGGCTGTTCGTATCACCCTCGCTGTCCGCTCTCGGACGAGCACTGCATCGAATCCGACCCCGCAATGAGACCAACACCGTCTGACGAACCTGACGCACCGCACGAGGCGACCTGTCACTACACCGATAAGGTCCCAGAGGAGATCCCGCTTCACATTGAGGGGGTGCACTACGATGAGCGGGAGTGA